AGTCTCACGCGGCGTAAGGTACTCGTAGAAGTACGGATTCTCGGGCAGATATCCAATGAATGCGCGCGCTTCGCGCTTGCGCGCGTTCTTTCCGAACACCAGCGCTTCCCCGCGCGTAGGGCGAATGAGGCTGCAAATGAGCTTGATGGTAGTCGTCTTGCCTGCGCCGTTCCTGCCCAGGAATCCGAAGACTTCGTTCTCCCGGACAGTGAGATGAAGACCATCCAGCGACGGAGCTTTGGAACGTCCGACGTGCCCCTTGTATCGCTTGGTAAGGTCGCTGGCGACAATGGCGTCCATGCTATGGGCGCTCCTTTATGACACTCTATTGCAACTAACTCGAAACCCGAACCGCACTATTTGGGCATTCAAAACCCAAAAAGTCAATACAACCGTGCGCGGATCCCCGGAGACTCTGACCGATTCCGCGCTCTTGGCCCGGATTGCGCCATTGTGCAACAATGCCCTCAAATGAACATCACGCCGACTACCCGACATGACTTCTATTGCTATGGCTGCGGAACCAATACCGCCGCCAAACCCCGAGGTATGGACTGTCCCTCCTGCGGGGAACCTTTCAGCCTGCGATTCCTGGGCAGGGTAAGCACGACTCTGTTCGCCGAACAGCCCCATTCCATGTGGGCGTACGGAGAACTGCTCCCCCTGGCGTCGCCAGCCTCGATTATCTCCATTGATGAAGGGGCGACCCCCTTGGTGAATGCCCCCAACACCGCTTTACGTGCCGGAGTGGGGGAAGTGCTGCTCAAGAACGAAACCGCCAATCCAACGGGTTCGTTTAAGGACAGACAAATTTCCGTTGCGATATCCCACGCCCGCGAGATCGGCGCGGATACCGTCGCCGTTGTCTCCTCCGGCAATGTCGCGTGTTCGACGGCTGCCTACGCGGCACGCGCGGGTATGAAAGCCGTGCTCTTCATGCACGGCCACGCCGCCCCGGGAAAGATTGCCCAGGCCGCGGCCTACGGCGCTACCGTGGTCCGCGTGGATTCCCCCTCAGCGAGGGCCGTATTCGAACTCTGTATGGAAGCGTGCCGCACCTTCGATTGGTACCACGCGTCAACGGCGGGCATCTATGAACCCTACAACGTAGAAGGCGCGAAGACTATCGCCTACGAGTTGTATTGGCAGACCGAGGGCAAGCTGCCCGACTGGATTGTCGCGCCGGTTGGCGGAGGCGGCTTGCTCGGCGGAATCTGGCGCGGGCTTCTGGATTTGAAGAACCTCGGCGTCATTTCGACGTTGCCGCGTTTGGCGGGCGTCCAGGCATCCGGTTGCGCGCCGCTGAAGACTGCAATCGAAGAGAACCAATGCTTCCTGGACACGCTGAAGACGCCGTGGCCGAACCCGAAGACCGTTGCGGGCGGTATTGCCGACGACATTCTCTTCGACGGCCATACGGCTCTGCCCGCGATTCGCACTTCGAATGGCGTTGCTGTCGCGGTGGACGATGAAGCCATCATTGACGCGGAGTTGGCGCTGGCTGGCTCCGAAGGCATCCTGTGTGACCCATGCAGCGCCGTAACGATTGCGGCCCTATCCAAGTTGCCCGATACAACTCCGGACACACGCGTGTGCTGTGTTATCACCGGGACAGGCATGAAGGACCTTGGCGTACTCCAGAATCGCGTCGCCGAGCCGAAAACCATCGAACCCTCCCTTGACGCGCTACGAAAGGCCCTATC
Above is a window of Candidatus Hydrogenedentota bacterium DNA encoding:
- the thrC gene encoding threonine synthase; the encoded protein is MNITPTTRHDFYCYGCGTNTAAKPRGMDCPSCGEPFSLRFLGRVSTTLFAEQPHSMWAYGELLPLASPASIISIDEGATPLVNAPNTALRAGVGEVLLKNETANPTGSFKDRQISVAISHAREIGADTVAVVSSGNVACSTAAYAARAGMKAVLFMHGHAAPGKIAQAAAYGATVVRVDSPSARAVFELCMEACRTFDWYHASTAGIYEPYNVEGAKTIAYELYWQTEGKLPDWIVAPVGGGGLLGGIWRGLLDLKNLGVISTLPRLAGVQASGCAPLKTAIEENQCFLDTLKTPWPNPKTVAGGIADDILFDGHTALPAIRTSNGVAVAVDDEAIIDAELALAGSEGILCDPCSAVTIAALSKLPDTTPDTRVCCVITGTGMKDLGVLQNRVAEPKTIEPSLDALRKALS